A DNA window from Aythya fuligula isolate bAytFul2 chromosome 4, bAytFul2.pri, whole genome shotgun sequence contains the following coding sequences:
- the BBS7 gene encoding Bardet-Biedl syndrome 7 protein gives MELSLARVDYLQVGVTAQKTMRLLPASGRAATQKVVVGDQDGVVTCFGMKKGEPVPVFKTLPGQKIARLELGGALNTPQEKIFVATGSEVRGFTKRGKQFLSFETNLTENIKAMHISGADLFLCASYIYNHYCDCKDKHYYLSGDKINDVLCLPVDKVNSITPVLACQDRLLRVLQGSDLLYEVEVPGPPTVLALNNGNGGDSGEEIVYGTSDGKLGLTQITGSAPVHKWEIGNEKKRGGILCIDSFDIVGDGVKELLIGRDDGMLEIYSFESVDEPVLRYDYALSESIASVQGGCVGKDGYDEVLASTYSGWLTGLTTEPVHREGGSGEELKLSQEMQSKISSLRNELEHLQMKVLQEREKYQQSSQSSTAVSSVPTFSVNDKFTLNKDDASYSLILEVQTAIDNVLVQSDVPIDLLDVDKNSAVVSFSSCDSEPNSNFLLATYRCQANTTRLELKIRSIEGQYGTLQAYVTPRIQPKTCQVHQYQIKPLSLHQRTHSIDHDRPMNTLMLKGQFSFAEIHSWVVFCLPEVPEKTPAGDSITFYFQNTFLGTQLESSYRKGEGCFKSDNISTISILKDVLSKEATKRKINLNISYDINEESVRHTLKLIHPKLEYQQLLAKKVHLIDALRELQVHEGNVDFLLPKYRSILEEADQLLEEYKKQPAHLERLYGMITDLFIDKFKFKGTNVKTKVPLLLEMLDGCEQDGLIAFFEAAA, from the exons ATGGAGCTGAGCCTGGCTCGCGTCGACTACCTGCAG GTGGGGGTGACGGCGCAGAAGACGATGCGGCTGCTCCCCGCCTCCGGCCGGGCGGCCACGCAGAAG GTGGTCGTCGGAGATCAGGACGGGGTCGTCACCTGCTTCGGCATGAAAAAGGGAGAGCCTGTG cCAGTGTTCAAAACACTGCCAGGCCAAAAAATTGCAAGATTGGAGTTGGGAGGAGCTCTTAATACGCCACAGGAGAAAATTTTTGTGGCTACGGGATCCGAAGTTAGAGGTTTCACAAAGAGAGGGAAGCAGTTCCTTTCCTTTGAAACTAACCTCACTGAAAATATCAAAGCTAT gcATATTTCAGGAGCAGACCTCTTTCTTTGTGCGAGCTATATCTATAACCATTACTGTGACTGCAAAGACAAACACTACTACCTCTCAGGAGATAAAATCAATGATGTTCTCTGCCTTCCTGTGGACAAAGTGAATTCCATTACACCAGTACTTGCATGTCAGGATAGACTCCTCAGAGTTTTACAG GGATCTGATTTACTGTATGAAGTAGAAGTTCCTGGACCACCTACTGTTCTTGCTTTAAACAATGGAAATGGAG GTGATTCTGGAGAAGAAATTGTATATGGAACTTCTGATGGTAAACTAGGTCTTACCCAGATTACTGGTTCTGCTCCTGTGCATAAGTGGgaaataggaaatgaaaaaaagagaggag GTATCCTGTGTATTGATAGTTTTGACATTGTGGGAGATGGAGTTAAAGAATTGCTTATTGGGCGAGATGATGGAATGCTGGAAATCTACAGCTTTGAGAGTGTAGATGAGCCTGTCCTTCGATATGATTAT GCTTTATCAGAGAGCATTGCGTCAGTCCAGGGTGGCTGTGTAGGAAAAGATGGGTATGATGAAGTTTTAGCATCCACATATTCAG GCTGGCTGACAGGACTGACTACAGAACCTGTCCATAGAGAAGGTGGATCAGGTGAAGAACTAAAATTAAGTCAAGAAATGCAGAGCAAGATTTCATCCTTAAG GAATGAACTGGAACACTTACAGATGAAAGTACTTCAGGAACGTGAAAAGTACCAGCAGTCTTCTCAGTCCAGTACTGCTGTTTCTTCAGTACCCACATTTAGTGTGAACGATAAGTTTACATTAAATAAGGATGATGCTAGCTACAGTCTCATCTTGGAGGTGCAGACAGCTATTGATAATGTCCTAGTACAG AGTGATGTCCCAATAGACTTGCTGGATGTGGATAAAAATTCTGCTGTTGTTAGCTTTAGCAGCTGTGATTCTGAG CCCAATAgcaattttcttcttgcaacTTACCGATGCCAAGCAAATACTACGAGACTTGAACTTAAG atcCGATCAATTGAAGGACAGTATGGAACACTTCAGGCATACGTAACTCCAAGAATTCAACCCAAAACCTGCCAAGTTCATCAGTACCAAATTAAACCACTTTCACTTCATCAGAGAACTCATTCGATTGACCATGACAG ACCGATGAACACACTGATGCTCAAAGGCCAGttcagttttgctgaaattcaCTCTTGGGTTGTGTTTTGCTTGCCTGAAGTCCCTGAAAAGACTCCAGCTGGAGACagcatcacattttattttcagaacaccTTCCTGGGCACCCAGCTTGAAAGTTCTTACAG AAAAGGTGAGGGATGTTTCAAGTCTGACAACATTTCTACAATATCCATCCTAAAAGATGTGCTTTCCAAAGAGGCTACGAAAAGGAAGATTAATCTCAACATATCGTATG ATATAAATGAAGAATCCGTGAGGCACACATTAAAGCTCATCCACCCCAAATTAGAATATCAGCAGCTGTTGGCCAAGAAGGTTCACTTGATAGATGCTTTGAGA GAATTACAAGTTCATGAGGGAAATGTGGACTTTCTGCTGCCAAAATACCGCAGTATTTTGGAAGAGGCGGATCAGCTGCTTGAGGAGTACAAGAAACAGCCTGCACATCTCGAGAGACTTTACG GCATGATCACCGACCTCTTCATCGACAAGTTCAAGTTCAAAGGCACCAACGTGAAGACCAAGGTGCCGCTCCTGCTGGAGATGCTGGACGGCTGCGAGCAGGACGGCCTCATCGCCTTCTTCGAGGCGGCGGCCTAA
- the CCNA2 gene encoding cyclin-A2, which produces MLAEQEPREDQENVPPLPAATAKGPLPPPAAAAAASRVALGPLRGAQQQAGGGRAPFCGGGELSAAGGGEQGTRRRPPQPQQPPQPQPFSVYRDEPDGERRRSGPAAQRRRKEEGEEEDEEAALGAGLRAAVGAIGERRPLAPLGNAMELSCDSPSIMDISITSEVEEKKTNVNNVPDYITDIHTYLREMEVKCKPKIGYMKKQPDITNNMRAILVDWLVEVGEEYKLQNETLHLAVNYIDRFLSSMSVLRGKLQLVGTAAMLLASKFEEIYPPEVAEFVYITDDTYNKKQVLRMEHLILKVLSFDLAAPTINQFLTQYFLHQQTNAKVESLSMYLGELTLIDADPYLKYLPSVIAAAAFHLAGYTITGQTWPESLCKVTGYTLEHIKPCLMDLHRTYLKAAQHTQQSIREKYKSTKYHGVSLIDPPETLNLL; this is translated from the exons ATGCTGGCGGAGCAGGAGCCCCGCGAGGACCAGGAGAACgtccccccgctccccgccgccaccgccaaggggccgctgccgccgcccgctgccgccgccgccgcctcccgcgtGGCGCTGGGCCCGCTGCGGGGCGCGCAGCAGcaggcgggcggcgggcgggcgccATTTTGCGGCGGCGGGGAGCTGTcagcggcgggcggcggggagcagGGCACCAGGCGCCGCCcgccgcagccccagcagccgcCTCAGCCGCAGCCCTTCAGCGTCTACCGGGATGAGCCCgacggggagcggcggcggagcggccCCGCGGCGCAGCGgcggaggaaggaggagggtgaggaggaggatgaggaggcaGCGCTCGGCGCCGGGCTGCGGGCCGCCGTCGGGGCCATCGGGGAGCGGCGGCCGCTGGCGCCGCTGGGCAACGCCATGGAGCTCAGCTGCG ATTCTCCAAGTATTATGGATATTTCGATAACATcagaagtggaagagaaaaaaacaaacgtTAACAATGTGCCTGACTATATCACTGATATCCATACCTACCTTAGGGAAATGGAG GTGAAGTGCAAACCTAAAATAGGCTACATGAAGAAGCAACCTGATATCACAAACAACATGCGGGCTATTCTCGTGGACTGGCTGGTGGAGGTTGGAGAAGAATACAAATTGCAGAATGAAACCCTGCACTTAGCTGTAAACTACATCGATAGGTTTCTTTCTTCAATGTCTGTTTTAAGAGGAAAACTCCAGCTTGTGGGTACTGCAGCTATGCTGCTTGCATC AAAGTTTGAGGAAATCTACCCTCCTGAAGTAGCAGAGTTCGTCTACATCACGGATGACACCTACAACAAGAAGCAAGTTCTAAGGATGGAGCACTTAATTTTGAAGGTTTTGTCGTTTGACTTGGCAGCTCCAACAATCAACCAGTTCCTCACTCAGTATTTCCTGCATCAGCAGACAAATGCTAAAGTTGAGAGCTTATCGATG TATCTGGGAGAGCTCACTCTCATTGATGCTGATCCCTACCTGAAGTACCTGCCGTCAGTTATCGCTGCTGCAGCGTTTCACCTAGCAGGCTACACGATCACTGGACAAACCTGG cCTGAATCTCTGTGCAAAGTGACAGGCTACACCCTTGAACACATCAAGCCTTGCCTCATGGACCTACACAGGACCTACCTCAAAGCAGCACAACACACACAACAGTCCATACGGGAAAAGTACAAGAGTACGAA